The following nucleotide sequence is from Sulfurirhabdus autotrophica.
GTCCAGATTGCCTCCCGCTGATATCAGTTTGAATATTCCGGGGCTGGGTCCTTGCACAGATAACCCGGATCGAACTTTACACCTTAATTCAGACCAGCCTGTTACCGTGCTAGTGCATGGCTGTTTTGCTTCTACGGGACGTTTTCGTGCTCTGGCAGAAGTGATGGCGTTTCACGGTCAGCAATCAGCCTGCTTTACTTATGATGATCGTGACAGCTTAATGTTGAGTTCTGCCCAACTGGCTACGGCGCTCGATAAGCTGTCTGGACAGATGCGTAATAAACAGGTTACCGTTGTCGGGCATAGTCAGGGGGCTTTGATCGCCCGGAAAGCATTGGTTGCAGACCGACCTGATGCGCTTCGGAATAAAGAATTGAAACTAAGGCTGGTGACTATTTCAGGCCCTTTTTCCGGGATTGCTGCTGCGGAACAGTGCGGGTCTCCATCTCCATTGGTTCGAGTGCTGACTTTAGGGTTGGTTCAACCTCTTTGCAAGATAGTCAGCGGCGATAAATGGTTTGAAATCACTTCCGCTTCCGACTTTATCCGCCAGCCGGGTGAGTTGCTTGGCCAAGTACAGTCTTATCTTAAAATTGATACGGACGAACGGGGTACTTGCCGTCAATTTAATAATGCCGGTATTTGCATTGAGCATGATTATGTATTCAGTCTGGATGAGCAGTTTTACAAGCCCGTCGATGAGGCAAAAGTAGTCAAAAACGTGGAAGTAAAAGCGGGGCATGTTGAAATTGTCGGTGATCAACGGGTTGCTCCGCTCAAGCTCATTGCGGTCTTGCAACAAAATGGGATTTTGAATCAGACAGAAGCAAAGCGCAGTGCTGCATTTAACCAGCTTCTGACTAAACTATACCTGGCTGATTATGCAAATCCTTCGCAGAATGGTGAGTCTGGATATTGTAAAGCGTGCGCTTATCCAGACTAACTCTTAAGGCTTTTACTCTAAATAGCCTTAAGAGTTCTGTTGAGAAGGCTTCAGCATAGGTTTGCTGTGCGAGCTGGATAAATTTGCACTTTTGGTTTTTCTTAACCATACCAAGGCACGATACCCAAGTAAAACCGACAAAACGATCGCATAAATCACTGGTTGTGTGATGTCTTTTTTAACCAGCCACCAGTAATGGATGACACCAAAGGTAGCAATGATATATACCAATCGGTGAAGCTGTTGCCAGCGTTTTCCACCCAGCCGTTTGACCATTTTATTGGTTGAGGTGACTGCCAGGGGTATAAGCAGCAGAAATGCAGCAAATCCGACCGTGATAAAAGGCCGTTTAATAATATCTTTGTAAATCGTTTGCGGGTCAAAAAACTGATCCAGCCAGATATACGTGGTGAAATGCAGGCACACATAGAAAAACGCATACAAACCCAGCATGCGACGTAGCTTGATAAGCCACGACCAACCCGTCAATTTTCGCAAGGGGGTGACACCCAGCGTGATCATTAAAAACACCAGAGTCCATGTGCCAGTAGACCGGGTGATGAGCTCAATGGGATTGGCGCCGAGTTGACTGGTATAGCCGAACCACCCAAGCCGTGCGAGAGGGATGAGACAGGCAAGAAAGACCAGGGCTTTTAATGCAGGAAAAAATTTCATCAGAAATACTTTTTCAAATCTAGACCAGCGTACATACGGGCGACTTGGTCTCCATATCCGTTATACATCAAGGTTTCACGTTTAAAAAACTCGCCGATACGACGTTCTTTTGCCTGACTCCAACGGGGATGGTCTACATTCGGGTTTACGTTGGCAAAGAAACCGTATTCTCTTGGGTTGGCTTTCATCCACGAAGAATTGGTTGGTTTTGAAACAAAGCGGATCTTCACGATGGATTTAGCGCTTTTGAAGCCATATTTCCAGGGCACAACCAGCCGAACAGGCGCGCCGTTCTGGTTGGGCAATACCTCACCGTATAGGCCTACAGCCATTAAGGTCAGGGGATTCATTGCTTCATCAATGCGCAGGCCTTCTACATAAGGCCAGTCCAGCACACCGGAGCGCTGCCCGGGAAACTGCTTGGGGTCGTGCAGCGTGGTGAATTCAACAAATTTTGCGTTACCTGTGGGTTCTACC
It contains:
- a CDS encoding esterase/lipase family protein, giving the protein MKQIVIVWIVFLLVNLTGCVSIPSDPALLTFDQSRLPPADISLNIPGLGPCTDNPDRTLHLNSDQPVTVLVHGCFASTGRFRALAEVMAFHGQQSACFTYDDRDSLMLSSAQLATALDKLSGQMRNKQVTVVGHSQGALIARKALVADRPDALRNKELKLRLVTISGPFSGIAAAEQCGSPSPLVRVLTLGLVQPLCKIVSGDKWFEITSASDFIRQPGELLGQVQSYLKIDTDERGTCRQFNNAGICIEHDYVFSLDEQFYKPVDEAKVVKNVEVKAGHVEIVGDQRVAPLKLIAVLQQNGILNQTEAKRSAAFNQLLTKLYLADYANPSQNGESGYCKACAYPD
- a CDS encoding protein-methionine-sulfoxide reductase heme-binding subunit MsrQ translates to MKFFPALKALVFLACLIPLARLGWFGYTSQLGANPIELITRSTGTWTLVFLMITLGVTPLRKLTGWSWLIKLRRMLGLYAFFYVCLHFTTYIWLDQFFDPQTIYKDIIKRPFITVGFAAFLLLIPLAVTSTNKMVKRLGGKRWQQLHRLVYIIATFGVIHYWWLVKKDITQPVIYAIVLSVLLGYRALVWLRKTKSANLSSSHSKPMLKPSQQNS